In a single window of the Branchiostoma floridae strain S238N-H82 chromosome 2, Bfl_VNyyK, whole genome shotgun sequence genome:
- the LOC118409908 gene encoding uncharacterized protein LOC118409908 isoform X1, giving the protein MAKLSMIALPFLIIAVAAHTPVHRQQEPSTTMSDLKHDIIPNWTMAQLRYDGCRIYAEFEPKDLSGQMCDKGELKDVQLTDIDDTITATDQPEQSEAPKPAAIPNIVSLGCWLDKNPGRAIPTLEGTDARLDGGYHDRKNAIEKCYQVAKERGFSVFALQNGGHCRSSASAGLTYKTYGPSTSCGTDGEGGPWGNQVYQITDALPETDTNIAQGKPAFQTTVAWGMGASLAVDGNTNTEYYANSCQHNGMEDNPMWWVDLGKSFTINRVVIFNRQDCCFERINPFNIHIGDSDQVSTNPKCGGDHQINVNQPSISILCQGMTGRYVGIRLPGHSRILTLCEVQVFSEQPLSTKTSSEKLYELLKLEKQKTRVQDETISTLWDKINDLTSADSNSFPKPGLPLQPCPDSYSEYNNKCYKLSTEQMTFGEAKAVCQRDGGILAIINAQDTNHLVVKKIRADGKPYWIGLTDVRSEGTFVRSDETESPAAYTNWYPHQPDNGGGEDCVEMSVGHDWNDAPCSSRLNFICEKEKISRWICPPLYLVGFKDRCFRLSTKKANFRRAKTICEQDGGRLAVLQDEETDLFIRKKIRRLPYERTLSYWIGLSDAQEEGTFVWTDGTELTASDYTHWRPGNPDNAVVGDGEDCVEIRQELDYMWNDVDCRKKRHFVCEKDVALASVSDQTMLMTEAPPLETESSNNPGHEQHTTPGLDEDGCTWRIQELHEKDREVQEQAQTITELTAQLEQKDEEIHDVTTRLHQKEEEIHDVTTRLHQKEEEMQDVTIRLHQKEEEIQDVNIRLQWKDQEIQDVTTQLQWKDQEIQDVTTQLQWKDEEIQDLKIRLQQKEKEIQDLTNHLQQRQEENEQFSTEVGTPVTPAGSESRGYTSLGCWEDAYDRAIPTLEKTDARLDGDFFTRNNPIEKCYQVALSRGFPVFALQAGGWCAGSADAHTTHSKYGPSIACAADGEGGPWANEVYQITGMLPEECLVEPSLRQECGWGGITQHQCRQRGCCFDSSVPTMKWCFHKKAPKKWRDDHRCGQGYPAEDGNPAECNPAGGVPCCSQHNWCGNTADHCDCPACVDYRNTDLPVSPSGELPDNTPHTAAEFTHQNDDLLLHTTDRMQAFTTQLQQKEEEIRHFTTPLEQPPPTVQTTPSEEYCQEGNGASYRGTVSATKTGKTCQRWDSQTPHRHANNITARLPSSGLEQNYCRNPDGESGVWCYTTDPSTRWELCDVPTCATDVRATTCHEAKAMNPTGGDGEYTLYPFTACTDVSISVYCHNMASENPEEFLSLPSGPEKNYAIVFADRLIHGHLCDGPLQDQSADAGTTMFNKIRIKFENNTIMVIRDDFTFAKSNGYNDVSYAEAGDCYSWTQGCAKGTFQVNLEGTDLELAPHVDWIMEGWPGYLTINDMFISQDRKVASARCGGWCGRCRPVENHLLLSHPQCRGQIGTDVPVSPSGGLPDHTQHTAAELIHQNDDQLLHTTDRMQDFTTQLQQKEEEIRHFTTPLVQPPPTVQTTPSEEYCREGNGASYRGTVSATKTGKTCQRWDSQTPHGHGRTPANYPSSGLEENYCRNPDGELAVWCYTMDPNTRWEFCDVPVCGPYGQVKFTKSGVFVVPDGVTSVDVICIGGGGGGRDDHAEILGASPYGGNGGNSSFGPYLSAEGGKGAKAGNIGVWLTQDPSWVVYSTGKPWVMDGAVQDAAKVLDEDTGTYWNPSDTGNSHNNWYIVLDLTAPQTLTRIAVNNYGDITHDIAVFRLQKSSIASPYIWEDVVSVTDVRGGTVQRQEFGGFRGTARYWRFLITRTHEGWQPYLTELNLYAISLGGEGGEGTVAFGGQGGVGGGCSAGAGAAGQTSGGGGGLVPGSSTHPFCGAGGSSGGSSCGTGLADIPPGKSGPGGEDPDGRRGGQYGGGGGSRAGARAGGGGGYSRAEVHVIPGERIAVTVGEAGTPHYAKPGDGVVVVAWGREIDPTGDMATCPGCVDADCPCQESAAVTTQAPATTGVSVPTVDRTRCLGSSGFCPGADVTGATCVDGFCECSGSNYQRDTCLPVVGSCVVTRGSPVARAEAFQAADPKETLSCVADDNSKYEIHVLAVYKSSAPTRIFLEEPTGSADMNVYVTAGQLDRPLVLVLSSYGAVNWVLHLPEDVEVHKVLLMAFYVEKSDVAVRSGSVNDVQRLSGHTGGAPPCAYGEDNGGCKTVELLEYISGEFGPVSSLTGTFMADAWNLTIGNDPISTPTETSISIPTETSISTSTETSISTSTETSISAPETSIVCERTTLRLSCPAGETLEIDDANYGRTATANSCHCGFKCPHNCQSADSLSIVRSACQGLQECTVEANNSVFGDPCPFIGKFLEATYHCVPEATVERGDPEVPPASFPEEP; this is encoded by the exons ATGGCGAAGTTATCCATGATCGCACTACCTTTCCTTATTATCGCCGTGGCAGCGCATACTCCTGTACATCGCCAACAAGAACCTTCCACGACTATGTCTGACCTGAAGCACGACATCATCCCGAACTGGACAATGGCACAACTCCGCTACGACGGCTGCAG GATCTATGCGGAGTTTGAACCAAAGGATTTGTCTGGTCAAATGTGTGACAAGGGCGAACTGAAGGACGTGCAACTGACTGACATTGACGACACGATTACGGCAACAGACCAACCTGAGCAGAGTGAAG CTCCCAAACCAGCTGCGATCCCGAATATTGTAAGCCTTGGCTGCTGGCTGGACAAGAATCCCGGCAGAGCCATCCCGACCCTGGAAGGGACCGATGCACGTCTGGACGGAGGATACCATGATCGTAAGAACGCCATTGAGAAGTGCTACCAGGTGGCCAAGGAACGAGGTTTCTCCGTGTTTGCGCTGCAAAATGGAGGTCACTGTCGCTCTTCAGCCAGCGCGGGGCTAACCTACAAGACGTACGGGCCCTCCACAAGCTGTGGTACGGACGGCGAAGGAGGACCTTGGGGAAACCAAGTTTACCAAATCACGG ACGCCTTGCCTGAAACGGATACAAACATCGCTCAAGGCAAGCCGGCGTTCCAAACAACCGTCGCATGGGGCATGGGCGCCAGCCTTGCGGTAGACGGGAACACCAATACTGAATACTACGCTAACTCATGTCAACACAATGGCATGGAGGACAACCCCATgtggtgggtggatctcggaAAATCCTTTACGATCAACAG AGTGGTCATCTTCAACCGCCAGGACTGTTGTTTCGAACgaatcaaccccttcaacatccacatcggggattccgaccaggtcagcacgaacccCAAGTGTGGAGGTGATCACCAAATCAACGTGAACCAGCCGTCCATTTCCATTTTGTGCCAGGGGATGACGGGACGCTACGTGGGCATTCGTCTTCCTGGGCACTCCCGAATACTAACACTGTGTGAGGTTCAAGTCTTTTCAG AGCAACCGCTATCAACCAAGACAAGCAGCGAGAAGCTCTACGAATTACTGAAGCTGGAAAAGCagaagaccagggtacaggatgAAACGATCAGCACCTTGTGGGACAAAATCAACGATTTGACATCAGCAGATTCAAACAGCTTTCCCAAACCAG GGCTACCACTGCAGCCCTGTCCCGATAGCTACTCCGAGTACAACAACAAATGCTACAAGTTGTCAACTGAGCAAATGACATTTGGTGAAGCCAAAGCCGTTTGTCAACGCGATGGAGGAATTTTAGCGATCATCAATGCCCAAGACACCAACCACCTAGTTGTGAAGAAAATAAG GGCTGATGGAAAGCCGTATTGGATTGGACTGACAGACGTGCGCAGCGAAGGGACGTTCGTGCGGAGTGATGAGACGGAATCTCCTGCAG CATACACCAACTGGTACCCACACCAACCTGACAACGGTGGCGGGGAAGACTGTGTAGAAATGTCTGTGGGCCATGACTGGAATGATGCACCTTGTTCATCAAGGTTGAACTTCATTTGCGAGAAAG aaaagatcaGTCGATGGATCTGTCCACCTCTATACTTGGTGGGGTTTAAAGACAGGTGTTTTAGACTCTCCACAAAGAAAGCGAACTTCAGGAGGGCCAAGACCATCTGCGAGCAAGACGGGGGGCGACTTGCGGTCCTCCAGGACGAAGAAACAGATCTCTTCATCAGGAAGAAAATCAG GAGACTCCCCTACGAACGTACCCTGAGCTACTGGATTGGTCTAAGTGATGCCCAGGAGGAGGGGACGTTTGTGTGGACTGATGGAACCGAACTAACTGCATCTG ATTACACACACTGGCGCCCAGGTAACCCCGATAATGCGGTAGTTGGAGACGGCGAAGACTGCGTGGAGATCCGTCAGGAATTGGACTACATGTGGAATGATGTAGACTGTAGGAAGAAACGGCACTTTGTATGTGAGAAAG ATGTGGCGTTAGCTTCAGTCTCCGACCAAACCATGTTGATGACAGAGGCACCACCTTTGGAGACAGAATCCTCCAATAATCCTG GGCACGAACAACACACCACACCTGGGCTAGACGAAGATGGCTGTACGTGGCGGATCCAGGAGCTGCATGAGAAAGACAGAGAGGTTCAGGAGCAAGCCCAGACCATCACAGAGCTTACAGCTCAGCTTGAACAAAAGGACGAGGAGATCCATGATGTTACCACTCGACTTCATCAAAAGGAGGAGGAGATCCATGACGTTACTACTCGACTTCATCAAAAGGAGGAGGAGATGCAAGACGTTACCATTCGACTTCATCAAAAAGAGGAGGAGATCCAAGACGTTAACATTCGACTTCAATGGAAGGATCAGGAGATCCAAGACGTTACCACTCAACTCCAATGGAAAGATCAGGAGATCCAAGACGTTACAACCCAACTTCAATGGAAGGATGAGGAAATCCAAGATCTTAAGATACGACTTCAACAGAAGGAGAAGGAGATCCAAGACCTGACAAATCACCTTCAACAGAGGCAGGAGGAGAACGAGCAGTTTTCTACAGAGGTCGGGACACCAGTGACACCAGCAG GAAGCGAAAGCCGCGGATATACCAGCCTGGGTTGCTGGGAGGACGCCTATGACCGCGCCATTCCGACCCTCGAGAAGACAGATGCACGCCTAGATGGTGACTTCTTTACACGTAACAACCCCATAGAGAAGTGTTACCAGGTAGCACTTTCCCGTGGTTTTCCCGTGTTTGCTCTGCAAGCTGGCGGCTGGTGTGCTGGGTCAGCTGATGCGCACACCACCCACTCCAAGTACGGCCCTTCCATCGCCTGTGCAGCGGACGGCGAAGGCGGGCCATGGGCAAATGAGGTCTACCAGATTACAG GAATGTTACCAGAAGAATGCCTGGTGGAACCGTCACTGCGGCAGGAATGTGGCTGGGGAGGCATCACCCAACACCAGTGCCGCCAGCGAGGATGCTGTTTCGATTCCTCAGTCCCAACAATGAAGTGGTGTTTCCATAAGAAAG CTCCTAAGAAGTGGCGTGATGACCATCGTTGCGGGCAAGGCTACCCTGCTGAAGAcggtaaccctgctgaatgcAACCCGGCAGGTGGTGTCCCATGCTGCTCCCAGCACAACTGGTGCGGCAACACTGCAGACCACTGTGACTGTCCGGCTTGTGTTGACTACAGAAACACAG ACTTACCAGTATCACCAAGCGGAGAGCTTCCCGACAACACTCCGCACACCGCGGCAGAATTTACACATCAGAATGACGACCTGTTGCTGCACACAACTGACAGGATGCAAGCCTTCACAACTCAGCTTCAACAGAAGGAGGAGGAAATCCGACACTTTACAACTCCGCTGGAGCAGCCTCCACCAACTGTACAGACAACACCATCAGAAG aaTACTGCCAGGAGGGAAATGGAGCATCCTATCGAGGAACAGTCTCTGCGACCAAAACAGGGAAGACGTGTCaacgctgggacagtcagacaccacATAGACATGCAAACAACATAACTGCTCGTCTACCGTCATCCGgactggagcagaactactgccggaatcctgACGGCGAATCCGGagtttggtgctacaccacggatccCAGCACGAGATGGGAGCTGTGCGACGTACCGACATGTG CTACAGATGTCAGGGCTACAACGTGCCATGAAGCGAAAGCTATGAATCCTACAGGCGGCGATGGAGAGTACACACTCTACCCTTTCACGGCGTGCACAGATGTATCCATCAGCGTCTATTGCCACAATATGGCGTCCGAAAACCCGGAAGAGTTCCTGTCCCTGCCGTCTGGCCCAGAGAAGAACTACGCAATCGTCTTTGCTGATCGCTTAATACATGGACATCTGTGTGACGGCCCATTACAG GACCAATCTGCAGATGCCGGGACCACGATGTTCAACAAGATCAGGATCAAGTttgaaaacaacacaatcatGGTGATAAGAGATGACTTCACCTTTGCCAAAAGCAATG GATACAACGATGTGTCTTACGCTGAGGCCGGTGACTGTTATTCCTGGACCCAAGGATGTGCAAAGGGAACGTTTCAAGTGAATCTAGAGGGAACGGACCTGGAGCTGGCACCGCATGTGGACTGGATCATGGAGGGCTGGCCGGGATATCTGACCATCAACGACATGTTCATCTCCCAAGACAGAAAG GTTGCCTCTGCACGCTGTGGTGGCTGGTGTGGGAGATGCAGGCCAGTAGAAAATCATTTACTTCTGTCGCATCCACAGTGTCGCGGACAGATCGGCACAG ACGTACCAGTATCACCAAGCGGAGGGCTTCCCGACCACACCCAGCACACCGCGGCAGAACTTATACATCAGAATGACGACCAGCTGCTGCACACAACTGACAGGATGCAAGACTTCACAACTCAGCTTCAGCAGAAGGAGGAGGAAATCCGACACTTTACAACTCCGCTGGTGCAGCCTCCACCAACTGTACAGACAACACCATCAGAAG AATACTGCCGGGAGGGAAATGGAGCATCCTATCGAGGAACAGTCTCTGCGACCAAAACAGGGaagacgtgtcagcgctgggacagtcagacacctcATGGACACGGCAGGACACCTGCTAATTACCCATCATCCGGGCTGGaagagaactactgccggaatccggacggGGAACTTGCGGTTTGGTGCTACACCATGGATCCCAACACGAGATGGGAGTTTTGTGACGTACCAGTATGTG GTCCCTATGGGCAGGTTAAATTCACCAAATCCGGGGTATTTGTTGTGCCTGACGGAGTGACCAGCGTTGACGTCATCTGCAtcggaggaggaggaggtgggCGGGACGACCATGCGGAGATCCTGGGGGCCTCTCCGTACGGCGGGAACGGCGGCAATTCGTCTTTTGGACCATATCTATCAGCTGAGGGAGGGAAAGGCGCGAAGGCGGGAAATATTG GTGTATGGCTGACACAGGATCCGTCATGGGTTGTGTACTCCACCGGCAAACCGTGGGTCATGGACGGAGCAGTGCAGGATGCCGCAAAAGTCCTGGATGAGGACACTGGGACCTACTGGAACCCCAGTGATACCGGAAATAGCCACAACAACTGGTACATTGTACTGGACCTTACAGCGCCCCAAACTCTGACCCGCATTGCAGTGAACAACTACGGAGACATTACCCATGACATTGCAGTGTTCAGGTTGCAAAAATCGTCGATTGCCAGTCCGTACATATGGGAGGACGTCGTGTCCGTTACTGACGTGCGGGGAGGGACGGTCCAGCGTcaggagttcggcgggttcCGGGGAACGGCGCGGTATTGGAGGTTCTTGATCACTCGGACCCACGAGGGTTGGCAGCCTTATCTCACTGAACTGAATCTCTACGCGATTTCGTTAG GCGGAGAGGGTGGAGAGGGCACTGTGGCGTTCGGGGGGCAGGGTGGAGTTGGAGGTGGTTGTAGCGCAGGCGCAGGAGCTGCCGGACAGACGTCAGGGGGCGGCGGTGGACTGGTGCCGGGATCCTCCACACACCCGTTCTGTGGGGCAGGGGGCAGCAGCGGAGGATCCTCATGTGGAACGGGGCTTGCCGACATTCCACCCG GCAAATCAGGGCCGGGAGGTGAAGACCCCGATGGCCGTAGGGGAGGTCAGTACGGTGGAGGGGGAGGCAGTCGGGCCGGCGCACGGGCCGGGGGAGGGGGAGGATACTCCCGGGCCGAGGTGCACGTGATTCCAGGAGAAAGGATCGCCGTGACCGTGGGAGAGGCGGGGACTCCACACTACGCCAAGCCGGGAGACGGGGTGGTGGTTGTCGCCTGGGGACGGGAAATCGATCCGACAGGGGACATGGCCACCTGCCCCGGCTGTGTGGATGCAGACTGCCCTTGCCAAGAGTCTGCTGCTGTGACGACACAAG CGCCTGCCACCACTGGAGTTTCCGTTCCGACGGTAGACAGGACCCGGTGCCTGGGAAGCAGTGGATTCTGCCCCGGGGCTGATGTTACCGGGGCCACGTGTGTTGATGGGTTCTGTGAGTGCTCAGGTTCAAACTACCAGCGAGACACATGTTTAC CGGTTGTTGGGAGCTGTGTAGTAACACGCGGGTCTCCAGTCGCCCGAGCGGAGGCCTTTCAGGCTGCCGACCCCAAGGAGACCTTAAGCTGTGTCGCCGATGACAACAGCAAGTATGAAATACATGTGCTGGCAGTGTACAAGAGCAGCGCACCAACAAG GATTTTCCTAGAGGAACCTACAGGGTCAGCTGATATGAACGTGTACGTCACAGCAGGTCAGCTGGACAGACCTCTGGTTCTGGTGTTGAGCTCGTATGGGGCTGTCAACTGGGTACTCCACCTACCGGAGGATGTCGAAGTGCACAAAGTGCTTCTG ATGGCATTTTATGTCGAGAAAAGTGACGTAGCTGTGCGGAGCGGTTCTGTGAACGACGTGCAGCGCCTGTCAGGTCATACAGGGGGCGCTCCTCCGTGTGCTTATGGAGAGGACAACGGTGGCTGTAAGACTGTTGAGCTGCTGGAATACATCAGTGGAGAGTTTGGTCCCGTTTCCTCTCTGACGGGTACCTTCATGGCAGACGCATGGAACCTTACAATTG GAAATGATCCCATCAGCACTCCTACAGAAACCTCCATCAGCATTCCTACAGAAACCTCCATCAGCACTTCTACAGAAACCTCCATCAGCACTTCTACAGAAACTTCCATCAGTGCTCCAGAAACCTCCATCGTCTGCGAGAGGACCACCTTGCGGCTTTCTTGCCCAGCTGGAGAAACGCTAGAGATCGATGACGCCAACTACGGCCGGACGGCCACTGCCAACTCATGTCACTGTGGGTTCAAGTGCCCCCATAACTGTCAATCAGCTGACAGCCTGTCTATTGTGAGGAGTGCCTGTCAGGGCTTACAGGAGTGCACCGTGGAAGCGAACAACTCTGTCTTCGGTGATCCATGTCCCTTTATTGGGAAGTTCTTGGAGGCAACTTACCACTGTGTCCCAG AAGCAACTGTTGAGC